One Epinephelus moara isolate mb chromosome 20, YSFRI_EMoa_1.0, whole genome shotgun sequence genomic window carries:
- the LOC126407769 gene encoding troponin I, fast skeletal muscle-like has protein sequence MSEGKKMTSSRRHHLKSVILQIAANWLEQEATDIAAAKEAYMAEKCPAPDMSGDQAALMEICKKLHQALDKIDEDRYDSEAKVAKTDKEIEDLKMKVVELAGVKKPALKKVRMSADTMLQALLGGKHKVTMDLRANLKQVKKEVKEEAGEGVGDWRKNVEDKADRKKMFETS, from the exons ATGTCTGA GGGAAAGAAGATGACATCGAGCCGCAGGCATCATCTCAAG AGTGTGATACTGCAGATCGCTGCTAACTGGCTCGAGCAGGAAGCTACTGACATCGCAGCCGCCAAAGAAGCTTACATGGCAGAGAAATGCCCCGCCCCCGACATGAGCGGAGACCAGGCGGCTCTGATG GAAATCTGCAAAAAGCTGCACCAGGCCCTCGACAAGATCGATGAGGACAGATACGACTCCGAGGCCAAAGTGGCAAAGACAGATAAAGAG ATCGAGGATCTGAAGATGAAGGTGGTGGAGCTGGCCGGAGTGAAGAAACCCGCCCTGAAGAAAGTGCGTATGTCGGCCGACACCATGCTGCAGGCTCTGCTGGGAGGAAAACACAAGGTGACCATGGACCTGAGGGCCAACCTGAAGCAGGTCAAGAAGGAGGTCAAAGAGGAG GCTGGCGAGGGCGTCGGCGACTGGCGTAAGAACGTTGAGGACAAAGCCGACAGGAAGAAGATGTTCGAGACTTCCTAA